A single region of the Neotabrizicola shimadae genome encodes:
- a CDS encoding META domain-containing protein → MRHLGLAAGAVLLAGSAWAQQVPAAYQGTWTLTDIDRAPFYGGATLVMTGPGTFAGQAPCNQYSGTAAGALPAFQVTQVAATRMTCQMLEMEHQYFAVLKGVVSAELVGPDLYLSTVNGVKLHYVAAGN, encoded by the coding sequence ATGCGGCACCTGGGTCTGGCGGCGGGAGCGGTCCTTTTGGCGGGGTCGGCATGGGCGCAGCAAGTGCCGGCGGCCTATCAGGGCACCTGGACCCTGACCGACATTGACCGTGCGCCGTTCTATGGGGGGGCGACCCTGGTCATGACCGGCCCCGGCACCTTTGCTGGCCAGGCGCCCTGCAACCAGTATTCCGGCACAGCCGCGGGCGCTCTGCCGGCCTTCCAGGTCACCCAGGTCGCCGCCACCCGCATGACCTGCCAGATGCTCGAGATGGAGCACCAGTACTTTGCGGTGCTGAAAGGCGTTGTTTCTGCCGAACTGGTCGGACCGGATCTGTACCTGTCGACCGTGAACGGCGTGAAACTTCATTACGTTGCCGCGGGCAACTGA
- a CDS encoding riboflavin synthase, with protein sequence MFTGIVTDMGEISALDQQGDLRARIATAYDVSGIDIGASIACDGVCLTVVDTGTAPRGWFDVQISAETVSKTNIGHNGWHLGKRINLERALRVGDELGGHIVSGHVDGVAEVVALRPEGDSLRVTFRAPKALAKFIAPKGSVALNGTSLTVNEVEGCDFGINFIPHTRKVTTWGAVALGDAVNLEVDTMARYVARLREWA encoded by the coding sequence ATGTTCACCGGGATCGTGACCGACATGGGCGAGATCAGCGCGCTGGACCAGCAAGGCGACCTTCGCGCCCGCATCGCCACCGCCTATGACGTGTCCGGCATCGACATCGGCGCCTCGATCGCTTGCGACGGGGTCTGCCTGACGGTGGTGGACACCGGCACCGCGCCGCGCGGTTGGTTCGACGTGCAGATTTCGGCGGAGACGGTCTCCAAGACCAACATTGGCCACAACGGCTGGCACCTGGGCAAGCGCATCAACCTGGAACGCGCCTTGCGCGTGGGGGATGAACTGGGCGGCCACATCGTCTCGGGCCATGTCGATGGTGTGGCAGAGGTCGTCGCGCTGCGGCCCGAAGGCGACAGCCTGCGCGTGACCTTCCGCGCGCCAAAGGCGCTCGCAAAGTTCATCGCGCCCAAGGGCTCGGTGGCATTGAACGGCACTTCGCTTACGGTGAACGAGGTCGAAGGCTGCGACTTCGGAATCAACTTCATCCCGCATACCCGCAAGGTGACGACCTGGGGCGCGGTGGCCCTGGGCGATGCCGTGAACCTCGAGGTCGACACGATGGCGCGTTATGTCGCCCGGCTGAGGGAATGGGCATGA
- the nusB gene encoding transcription antitermination factor NusB — protein sequence MKSDEKKQRKSASRLYAVQALFQMESSGQTVEAVTREFESHRFGATYEEGEFLDGDVDHFRQVVDGAVNWQAKIDQMTDRALVAKWPIDRIDPVLRALFRAAGAELVALPTPPKVAIVEYVEVAKAFFPAGKESKFVNAVLDHMAREARPEAF from the coding sequence ATGAAGTCGGACGAGAAGAAGCAACGGAAATCGGCCTCGCGGCTCTATGCAGTGCAGGCCCTTTTCCAGATGGAAAGCTCGGGCCAGACCGTCGAGGCCGTGACGCGGGAATTCGAGTCGCACCGGTTCGGGGCGACCTACGAAGAAGGCGAGTTTCTGGACGGCGACGTGGACCACTTCCGTCAGGTGGTGGACGGCGCGGTGAACTGGCAGGCGAAGATCGACCAGATGACCGACCGTGCCCTGGTGGCGAAATGGCCCATCGACCGGATCGACCCGGTGCTGCGTGCCCTGTTCCGGGCGGCGGGGGCGGAACTGGTGGCCTTGCCGACCCCTCCGAAGGTGGCGATCGTGGAATATGTCGAGGTTGCGAAGGCTTTCTTCCCCGCGGGGAAGGAATCCAAGTTCGTGAACGCGGTGCTCGACCACATGGCGCGGGAGGCGCGCCCGGAAGCGTTCTGA
- a CDS encoding capsular polysaccharide biosynthesis protein: MAPQPDPKPAAGEGIPRRLRFLNLGFLRQARLRRILELAGHDLRLGLPAPGDGVVVWGRSPYAARGERAAAARDAPLVRIEDAFLRSVKPGRSGAPPLGLMLDPVGVHFDSAAPSRLEQLLARHPLDETPLLARARDGIARLRAAQLSKYNLHDPALPPPAPGYVLVVDQTRGDASIRHGAASEATFREMLARALDDHPGARIVIRAHPETTAGHRPGHFGPADAQGRVSLLTDPVSPWSLLDGAIAVYTATSQLGFEAILAGHRPRVFGQPFYAGWGLTADEQPLPRRGRRLTPVQLFAAAMILSPVWYDPCRDRLCNFEEAVDQLEAETRAFREDRHGHVAMGMRLWKRSTLQQVFGRERRLVFDDKPWSALARAQKDGRGLLVWAGKEPPGLTGPMPIRRVEDGFLRSRGLGAELVPPLSLVADDLGIYYDPSRESRLERLVAVPLPEHARLRAARLRARLVGAGVTKYNLGPGRFDLPEGHRILVPGQVEDDASIRLGAGTVRSNLDLLRAVRAANPEAVILWRPHPDVLAGLRPGTVAESDLAGLADATVAGGSPADLLAQVQEVWTITSTLGFEALLRGVTVTCLGLPFYAGWGLTREVMPAPLRRLAVRGVDLDRMTHAALIAYPRYTDPVSGLPCPPEVALERLATGAIPRPGAGLRILSKLQGVMASRAQLWR, translated from the coding sequence TTGGCGCCGCAGCCTGATCCGAAACCCGCCGCCGGAGAAGGAATTCCCCGGCGGCTTCGCTTTCTGAACCTGGGCTTCCTGCGCCAGGCACGGCTGCGCCGCATCCTGGAACTCGCGGGCCACGATCTGCGCCTGGGCCTGCCGGCGCCTGGCGATGGAGTGGTGGTCTGGGGGCGGTCGCCTTATGCCGCGCGCGGCGAGCGCGCGGCGGCGGCAAGGGATGCGCCGCTTGTGCGGATCGAAGATGCCTTCCTGCGGTCGGTCAAGCCGGGACGAAGCGGCGCGCCGCCGCTTGGGCTGATGCTGGACCCGGTGGGGGTGCATTTCGACAGCGCGGCGCCCTCGCGGCTGGAGCAGTTGCTGGCCAGGCATCCCCTTGACGAGACGCCACTTCTTGCGCGCGCGCGCGATGGCATCGCCCGCCTGCGCGCAGCGCAGTTGTCGAAGTACAACCTTCATGATCCGGCCCTGCCCCCGCCTGCGCCGGGCTATGTGCTGGTCGTGGACCAGACGCGCGGCGATGCCTCGATCCGGCATGGCGCGGCGTCGGAGGCCACCTTCCGCGAGATGTTGGCGCGCGCCCTGGATGACCATCCGGGCGCGCGCATCGTCATCCGGGCGCATCCCGAAACCACGGCAGGACATCGCCCTGGCCATTTCGGGCCGGCGGACGCCCAGGGGCGCGTCAGCCTGCTGACCGATCCCGTCTCGCCCTGGTCGCTGCTGGATGGCGCAATCGCGGTTTATACGGCGACCTCGCAGCTTGGGTTCGAGGCCATCCTGGCCGGCCACAGGCCAAGGGTCTTTGGCCAGCCCTTCTATGCCGGATGGGGCCTGACCGCAGATGAACAACCCCTGCCGCGCCGTGGCCGCCGGCTGACACCCGTGCAACTGTTTGCGGCGGCGATGATCCTGTCCCCGGTCTGGTACGACCCGTGCCGTGACCGGCTGTGCAACTTTGAAGAGGCGGTGGATCAGCTGGAGGCTGAGACTCGCGCTTTCCGCGAGGACCGGCACGGCCATGTCGCCATGGGAATGCGGCTTTGGAAGCGGTCCACGCTGCAGCAGGTCTTTGGGCGCGAGCGCAGGCTGGTGTTTGATGACAAGCCTTGGTCGGCCCTTGCCCGCGCGCAGAAGGATGGCCGGGGTCTGCTGGTCTGGGCCGGCAAGGAACCGCCGGGCCTGACGGGCCCCATGCCCATTCGCCGTGTCGAGGACGGGTTCCTGCGGTCCCGCGGGCTTGGGGCCGAGCTGGTGCCCCCCCTTTCGCTGGTCGCCGACGACCTTGGCATCTACTACGACCCCTCGCGCGAGAGCCGGCTGGAACGGCTTGTGGCGGTGCCCCTGCCCGAGCACGCGCGCCTGCGTGCGGCCCGGCTGAGGGCGCGGTTGGTTGGCGCGGGTGTGACGAAGTACAATCTTGGCCCCGGGCGGTTCGACCTGCCGGAAGGCCACCGCATTTTGGTGCCTGGTCAGGTGGAAGACGACGCTTCGATCCGGCTTGGAGCGGGAACGGTGCGCAGCAATCTGGACCTCTTGCGCGCGGTGCGGGCGGCCAATCCGGAGGCCGTCATTCTCTGGCGGCCGCATCCGGATGTGCTGGCGGGTCTGCGGCCCGGAACCGTGGCCGAGTCCGACCTTGCAGGACTTGCGGATGCGACGGTGGCGGGCGGCAGCCCCGCGGACTTGCTGGCACAGGTGCAGGAGGTCTGGACGATCACCTCGACCCTGGGCTTCGAGGCGCTGCTGCGCGGGGTGACGGTGACCTGTCTTGGCCTGCCCTTCTATGCGGGCTGGGGCCTGACCCGCGAAGTGATGCCGGCGCCGCTGCGGCGGCTGGCCGTGCGGGGCGTGGACCTCGACCGGATGACGCATGCGGCGCTGATCGCCTATCCGCGCTATACCGACCCCGTCAGCGGCTTGCCCTGCCCACCTGAGGTTGCGCTGGAACGGCTTGCCACGGGCGCGATTCCACGTCCCGGCGCGGGCCTGCGGATCCTGTCAAAGCTGCAGGGCGTGATGGCCAGCCGGGCGCAACTCTGGCGCTGA
- a CDS encoding capsule biosynthesis protein — protein sequence MQPLSGTGRRMLFLQGPHGPFFKRLARMLRASGAEVWRVGFNHGDEVLWGDKASFIPWSGSGEDWPERFAQLIDEYRLTDIVLYGDTRPVHAQAVAVARARGLTVHVFEEGYLRPHWVTYERGGSNGHSRLMQLSVPEMRAALEKSDMDLPDAPARWGDMRQHMFWGAFYHFCVMLGTRRYPGFRPHRSLTVGQEFHLYLRRLALLPFHSLERRAATFRIRHGGFPYHLVLLQLEHDASFQKHSPFRSLTDFIEVTMDGFARGAPPHHHLVFKAHPLEDGRSPVKATIRRLAERHGVADRVHFVRGGKLAVLLNHARSAVTVNSTAAQQVLWRGLPLKTFGAAVYGKPEFVSPQPLPEFFAHPSRPDSRAYRDYRHYLLETSQIPGGFYSLRGRRQLLRQVVDMMLAPEDPYDALVSGNAAPRQHLRAVN from the coding sequence ATGCAGCCACTTTCCGGCACGGGCCGCCGCATGTTGTTCCTTCAGGGGCCGCATGGCCCCTTCTTCAAACGCCTGGCCCGCATGCTGCGCGCATCGGGGGCCGAGGTCTGGCGCGTTGGCTTCAACCATGGCGACGAGGTGCTTTGGGGCGACAAGGCAAGCTTCATTCCCTGGTCCGGGAGCGGCGAGGATTGGCCAGAACGATTTGCGCAGCTGATCGACGAGTACCGGCTGACCGACATCGTGCTTTACGGCGATACCCGGCCGGTCCATGCGCAGGCCGTCGCCGTGGCGCGCGCGCGGGGGCTGACGGTGCATGTCTTCGAGGAAGGCTATCTGCGGCCCCATTGGGTGACCTATGAACGCGGCGGATCGAACGGCCATTCGCGGCTGATGCAGCTGAGCGTACCGGAAATGCGGGCGGCGCTGGAAAAGTCCGACATGGACCTGCCCGATGCGCCGGCCCGGTGGGGCGACATGCGCCAGCACATGTTCTGGGGCGCCTTCTACCATTTCTGCGTGATGCTGGGCACGCGCCGCTATCCGGGTTTCCGGCCGCACCGGTCGCTGACCGTGGGCCAGGAGTTCCACCTGTACCTGCGGCGCCTGGCACTGCTGCCCTTTCATTCGCTTGAACGCCGTGCGGCGACGTTCCGTATCCGGCATGGCGGATTTCCCTATCATCTGGTGCTGTTACAGCTGGAACATGACGCGAGCTTCCAGAAGCATTCGCCCTTTCGCAGCCTGACCGATTTCATCGAAGTGACGATGGATGGCTTTGCCAGGGGAGCGCCGCCGCATCATCACCTGGTCTTCAAGGCGCATCCGCTGGAGGATGGCCGCTCGCCGGTGAAGGCCACGATCCGCCGGCTGGCAGAGCGTCACGGTGTGGCCGACCGGGTGCATTTCGTGCGGGGCGGCAAGCTCGCGGTGCTGTTGAACCATGCCCGGTCTGCCGTGACCGTCAATTCCACGGCAGCGCAGCAGGTGCTTTGGCGCGGACTTCCGTTGAAGACATTCGGGGCCGCCGTCTATGGCAAGCCCGAGTTCGTCTCGCCCCAGCCTCTGCCCGAATTCTTTGCCCATCCGTCCCGTCCGGACAGCCGCGCCTATCGCGACTACCGGCATTATCTGCTGGAAACGAGCCAGATCCCCGGCGGTTTCTATTCGCTGCGGGGGCGCCGCCAGTTGTTGCGGCAAGTGGTGGACATGATGCTGGCCCCCGAGGATCCCTATGATGCGCTGGTGTCGGGAAACGCGGCGCCGCGGCAACACTTGCGGGCAGTGAACTGA
- a CDS encoding polysaccharide biosynthesis/export family protein, translated as MGFVSLAGCGLPRSGPTKSEIFAGSVLQEGDAFVVSVNSRVTRATAVTPAFGFSSGFRNAGVMGSDTIAAGDRLSITVFENVKDDPLLGNTGQRVTPLEEVQVDGQGFIFIPYAGRIKAAGQTPEGLRDAITRKLDTQTPDPQVTVTRLAGDGSTVSVSGSVAAQGVYPIERPTRTLTAMIAKAGGVAIEPEAALVRVTRGNSSGQVWLTDLYANPKNDIPLRPGDQIVVERDTRAFTALGATGSQTRVPFETQTLSAVEAIASVGGLNTNWADPTGVFVLRNEPAEIANEVLGRSDLRGDQRMIYVLDLTQPTGMFEARDFLVRDGDTLLVTEAPYTQWTKALAAINGTASGAAAIDTLAGG; from the coding sequence ATGGGATTCGTATCGTTGGCGGGCTGTGGCCTGCCGCGATCGGGCCCGACCAAATCGGAAATCTTTGCGGGCTCCGTGCTCCAGGAAGGCGATGCCTTCGTGGTAAGCGTGAACAGCCGTGTGACGCGGGCAACGGCAGTGACGCCGGCTTTCGGCTTTTCCTCCGGCTTCCGCAATGCGGGTGTCATGGGGTCCGACACCATTGCCGCGGGCGACCGGCTGTCGATCACCGTGTTCGAGAACGTCAAGGACGACCCGCTGCTTGGCAACACCGGCCAGCGCGTGACCCCTCTGGAAGAGGTGCAGGTTGACGGCCAGGGGTTCATCTTCATTCCCTATGCGGGACGCATCAAGGCCGCGGGCCAGACGCCCGAAGGGCTGCGCGACGCCATCACCCGCAAGCTGGACACGCAGACCCCGGACCCTCAGGTCACGGTGACACGGCTGGCCGGGGACGGATCGACGGTGTCGGTGTCCGGTTCGGTCGCGGCGCAGGGGGTCTATCCCATCGAACGGCCGACGCGCACACTGACGGCGATGATCGCCAAGGCCGGCGGCGTGGCCATCGAGCCCGAGGCGGCGCTGGTCCGGGTGACGCGTGGCAATTCGTCGGGCCAGGTCTGGCTGACCGACCTTTATGCCAATCCGAAGAACGATATCCCGCTGCGGCCGGGCGACCAGATCGTCGTGGAACGGGACACCCGCGCCTTCACCGCGCTTGGCGCCACAGGGTCGCAGACCCGCGTGCCCTTCGAGACGCAGACGCTGTCGGCGGTAGAAGCCATCGCCTCGGTCGGCGGGCTGAATACCAACTGGGCCGACCCGACCGGCGTTTTCGTGCTGCGGAACGAGCCGGCAGAAATTGCCAACGAGGTCCTCGGCCGCAGCGACCTGCGCGGCGATCAGCGGATGATCTATGTGCTGGACCTGACGCAGCCGACAGGGATGTTCGAGGCGCGCGATTTCCTGGTGCGCGACGGCGATACGCTGCTGGTCACCGAGGCGCCTTACACGCAATGGACAAAGGCCCTGGCCGCCATCAACGGCACGGCCTCCGGTGCGGCCGCCATCGACACGCTTGCCGGCGGCTGA
- a CDS encoding 6,7-dimethyl-8-ribityllumazine synthase — MAGTETHYTLDLPSFDKPVKLLIVVAPYYKDIADDLVAGARAVAAKAGAEVELIEVPGALEIPPAIALAGRMADFDGYVALGCVIRGETTHYDTVCNDSSRGLMMLGLGGACIGNGILTVENRDQAVVRADPAGQDKGGGAAAAALHLIALSRKWAGKTKGIGFRA, encoded by the coding sequence ATGGCCGGAACCGAGACCCACTACACGCTGGACCTGCCGTCCTTCGACAAGCCGGTCAAGCTCTTGATCGTGGTCGCGCCCTATTACAAGGACATCGCGGATGACCTGGTGGCCGGGGCGCGGGCGGTGGCGGCAAAGGCAGGGGCCGAGGTCGAGTTGATCGAGGTGCCGGGCGCTCTGGAAATCCCGCCGGCCATCGCCCTGGCCGGGCGTATGGCCGACTTTGACGGCTACGTCGCCCTGGGCTGCGTGATCCGGGGCGAAACCACGCATTACGACACGGTCTGCAACGACAGCTCGCGCGGGCTGATGATGCTGGGCCTGGGCGGCGCCTGCATCGGCAACGGCATCCTCACGGTCGAAAACCGGGACCAGGCCGTGGTGCGGGCCGATCCTGCCGGGCAGGACAAGGGCGGCGGTGCCGCTGCGGCGGCCTTGCATCTGATTGCCTTGTCGCGGAAATGGGCCGGAAAGACCAAGGGGATCGGATTCCGCGCATGA
- a CDS encoding DUF6324 family protein — translation MSINKESDVGGDLQIGPTDLGMVRIYLAADNGNEFALDFDPEEAEDIAEELRAAAEAARAMGARPAPKGKPKPR, via the coding sequence ATGAGCATCAACAAGGAAAGCGACGTGGGCGGCGACCTGCAGATCGGGCCGACCGATCTGGGCATGGTGCGCATCTACCTCGCCGCCGACAACGGCAACGAGTTCGCGCTGGATTTCGACCCGGAAGAAGCCGAGGACATCGCCGAGGAACTTCGCGCCGCGGCCGAAGCGGCCCGCGCCATGGGCGCCAGGCCCGCGCCGAAGGGCAAGCCTAAACCCCGCTGA
- the ribB gene encoding 3,4-dihydroxy-2-butanone-4-phosphate synthase: MTAEKSEFADAISSVEEIIEDARNGRMFILVDHEDRENEGDLVIPAQMCTPNAINFMATHGRGLICLALTAARVDQLGLQLMDRKNSSRHSSAFTLSIEAVEGIATGISAADRARTVSVAIDPTKGAADIASPGHIFPLRARDGGVLVRAGHTEAAVDVSRLAGLNPSGVICEVMKDDGTMARLPDLIAFAQKHGLKIGTISDLIAYRRRHDALVKERSVSHVTSTHGGDWLMRVFADDARGDEHVVLTKGDLTAPGPVLVRMHALNPLEDVLGIGAGGKLPAAMRLIAAEGRGVVVLLRDTSMKMVAPGEHSPDTLRQYGLGAEILASLGLSEITLVTNSKAPRAVGLDGWGLTIAGTRPIAE, encoded by the coding sequence ATGACCGCAGAGAAAAGCGAATTCGCCGACGCGATCTCGTCGGTCGAGGAGATCATCGAGGATGCCCGCAACGGGCGCATGTTCATCCTGGTGGACCATGAGGACCGCGAGAATGAGGGTGACCTGGTCATTCCCGCCCAGATGTGCACGCCGAATGCGATCAATTTCATGGCCACCCATGGACGTGGCCTGATCTGCCTTGCGCTGACTGCGGCACGGGTGGACCAACTGGGTCTGCAACTGATGGACCGCAAAAACTCTTCGCGGCATTCCTCGGCCTTCACCCTGTCCATCGAAGCGGTCGAAGGCATCGCCACCGGAATCTCCGCCGCCGACCGGGCGCGCACCGTCAGCGTGGCGATCGACCCGACCAAGGGCGCAGCCGACATCGCCTCGCCCGGCCACATCTTCCCACTGCGCGCTCGCGATGGCGGCGTGCTGGTCCGCGCCGGCCATACCGAAGCCGCGGTGGATGTCAGCCGACTTGCCGGCCTGAACCCCAGTGGCGTGATCTGCGAAGTGATGAAGGACGACGGGACCATGGCCCGCCTGCCGGACCTCATCGCCTTTGCCCAGAAGCACGGGCTGAAGATCGGAACGATCTCGGACCTGATCGCCTATCGCCGCCGGCACGACGCGCTGGTGAAGGAACGCTCGGTCAGCCACGTCACCTCGACCCATGGCGGCGACTGGCTGATGCGCGTCTTCGCCGACGATGCGCGCGGCGATGAACATGTTGTGTTGACGAAAGGTGACCTCACCGCGCCGGGACCGGTGCTGGTGCGAATGCACGCCTTGAACCCGCTGGAGGACGTCCTGGGCATCGGGGCAGGGGGCAAACTGCCCGCGGCCATGCGGCTGATCGCGGCCGAGGGGCGGGGGGTAGTCGTCCTGCTGCGCGACACCTCGATGAAGATGGTCGCCCCCGGCGAGCATTCGCCCGACACGCTGCGCCAATACGGCCTCGGGGCCGAAATCCTGGCCTCGCTCGGCCTTTCGGAGATTACCCTTGTCACCAATTCGAAGGCCCCTCGCGCTGTGGGGCTGGATGGCTGGGGCCTGACCATCGCGGGCACGCGCCCGATCGCGGAGTGA
- a CDS encoding dihydroxyacetone kinase subunit DhaK: MKQFMNAKETLVTEAIDGLLRVSGGSLARLDGYPHIRVVVRTDWDKSKVALVSGGGSGHEPSHAGFVGRGMLTAAVCGDVFASPSVDAVLAGILAVTGKAGCLLIVKNYTGDRLNFGLAAERARAFGLKVSMVIVDDDVALPDLPQARGVAGTLFVHKIAGALAEQGADLDTITAAARRVINGAISIGMSLDTCTVPGSPKEARIGPGKAELGLGIHGEAGVEQVEFEGARAAMAMVVEKLSPHTGPGAHVALLNNLGGATPLEMSVLAEELARSALADRVQWIIGPAALMTSLDMQGFSVSLLPVTEAEVELLDAPVGPHAWPGLAALTPVAVRPLPDGLAPIQPLPSPHPARRALIESCCGALIAAERDLNALDAKSGDGDTGSTLAGAARALKAALDRLPLADTTQLYRAVGNELSQTMGGSSGVLLAIFFAAAGDAAASGKSWIGALQAGLDRVSQVGGAHPGDRTMIDALAPALAALPDGLPKAAAAARAGADATAKMTRAKAGRASYLSRDKLEGHNDPGAEGVARLFEHLAQA; this comes from the coding sequence ATGAAACAGTTCATGAATGCCAAGGAAACCCTCGTCACCGAGGCGATCGACGGGCTTTTGCGGGTCTCGGGCGGTTCTCTCGCGCGGCTCGACGGCTATCCGCATATCCGGGTGGTGGTCCGCACCGACTGGGACAAGTCCAAGGTCGCCCTCGTCTCGGGCGGCGGATCGGGGCATGAACCCAGCCACGCTGGCTTTGTGGGGCGGGGGATGCTCACTGCCGCCGTCTGCGGCGATGTGTTTGCCTCGCCTTCCGTCGATGCCGTGCTGGCCGGGATCCTCGCCGTCACCGGCAAGGCGGGCTGCCTGCTGATCGTCAAGAACTACACCGGCGACCGGCTCAACTTCGGCCTTGCCGCCGAACGGGCGCGCGCCTTCGGGCTGAAGGTCAGCATGGTGATCGTCGATGACGACGTGGCCCTGCCCGACCTGCCACAGGCGCGCGGGGTGGCCGGCACGCTGTTCGTGCACAAGATCGCGGGCGCCCTGGCCGAACAGGGCGCCGACCTCGACACCATCACCGCCGCCGCCCGCCGGGTGATCAACGGGGCCATCTCCATCGGCATGAGCCTGGACACTTGCACCGTTCCCGGCAGCCCGAAAGAGGCGCGCATCGGCCCCGGCAAGGCCGAGCTTGGCCTTGGCATCCACGGCGAGGCCGGCGTGGAACAGGTAGAATTCGAAGGCGCCCGCGCTGCCATGGCCATGGTTGTGGAAAAGCTTTCGCCCCACACCGGTCCCGGCGCGCATGTGGCACTGCTGAACAACCTCGGCGGCGCCACGCCGCTGGAAATGAGCGTTCTGGCCGAGGAACTGGCGCGCTCCGCCCTGGCAGACCGGGTGCAATGGATCATCGGCCCCGCCGCCCTGATGACCTCGCTGGACATGCAGGGCTTCTCGGTCTCGCTCCTGCCCGTGACCGAAGCCGAAGTGGAACTGCTGGATGCGCCGGTCGGCCCCCATGCCTGGCCCGGCCTTGCCGCGCTGACCCCGGTGGCGGTGCGTCCCCTGCCAGATGGCCTTGCCCCCATCCAGCCCCTGCCATCGCCGCATCCCGCCCGCCGCGCCCTGATCGAAAGCTGCTGCGGAGCCCTGATCGCGGCGGAACGCGACCTGAACGCTCTGGACGCCAAATCCGGCGACGGCGACACCGGATCGACCCTGGCCGGCGCAGCCCGCGCCCTCAAAGCAGCGCTGGACCGGCTGCCGCTGGCCGACACCACCCAGCTTTATCGGGCAGTCGGCAACGAACTCAGCCAGACCATGGGCGGATCGTCGGGTGTGCTGCTGGCCATCTTCTTCGCCGCCGCCGGCGATGCCGCGGCCTCAGGCAAAAGCTGGATCGGCGCGCTTCAGGCCGGGCTGGACCGCGTCAGCCAGGTGGGCGGCGCCCATCCCGGCGACCGCACCATGATCGACGCGCTGGCCCCGGCACTCGCCGCCTTGCCCGACGGTCTGCCCAAGGCTGCCGCCGCTGCCCGTGCCGGCGCCGATGCCACCGCAAAGATGACCCGAGCCAAGGCCGGCCGTGCCAGCTATCTGTCGCGCGACAAGCTGGAAGGCCACAACGACCCCGGCGCCGAGGGCGTGGCGCGGCTCTTCGAACATCTGGCACAGGCATGA
- a CDS encoding MmcB family DNA repair protein encodes MTQTTLDPIPDASLPTMPGQRLARGVCRHLRALDFAVIEEFVPATGLRVDVLALGPKGELWVVECKSGRADFQSDRKWHGYLDWCDRFFWAVDQDFPTELLPEDTGLILADSYDAEIMRMGPETPLPPARRKVMVQKFARHAALRLQALRDPAAGISGV; translated from the coding sequence ATGACGCAGACGACACTTGACCCCATCCCGGATGCCAGCCTGCCCACAATGCCCGGTCAGCGGCTGGCGCGCGGCGTGTGCCGGCACCTGCGCGCCCTGGATTTCGCGGTGATCGAAGAGTTCGTGCCGGCCACTGGCCTTCGGGTCGATGTGCTGGCGCTTGGCCCCAAGGGCGAGCTTTGGGTGGTGGAGTGCAAGTCCGGCCGGGCGGATTTCCAGTCCGACCGCAAGTGGCACGGCTATCTGGACTGGTGCGACCGGTTCTTCTGGGCGGTGGACCAGGACTTCCCGACCGAGCTTCTGCCCGAAGATACCGGCCTGATCCTGGCCGATTCCTACGATGCCGAGATCATGCGCATGGGCCCCGAGACGCCGCTGCCGCCGGCCCGGCGCAAGGTGATGGTGCAGAAGTTCGCGCGCCACGCGGCGCTGCGCTTGCAAGCCCTGCGCGACCCGGCGGCCGGGATCAGCGGGGTTTAG